One Calditrichota bacterium genomic region harbors:
- a CDS encoding amidohydrolase: MTTDLKKAIKQFVQELTPKLIEIRRHIHEHPELSYQEYETMEYVSTILSDYGIPHQKGVANTGVVALVEGEKPGKVVAIRADMDALPIEEKNDVPYKSQNPGIMHACGHDSHTTVALGAAIILNHFKSHIQGSVKFIFQPGEEKNPGGASLMIKAGALENPKVDMIFGLHSDPRFRPGDIGYRYGAMMAEPDEIRIKIKGKSGHGAAPHLTVDPIVIAAEVVMALQKIPSRMVDPNEKIVVTIGKIEGGHATNVIPDEVNMLGTVRTLNPEITQQIPEMMERILKGITSAYGADYELKYDFGYPVLMNDELATDILVEAGKEFLGPEHVKEVPKPSMGGEDFSFYLQKVKGTFYRLGTGNPEKGITEYWHNSRYNIDEDALPVGAGFMAYLALKTLQNL, translated from the coding sequence CCCCCAAACTGATCGAAATTCGCCGGCATATTCACGAACATCCGGAGTTGTCGTACCAGGAGTACGAAACAATGGAGTATGTTTCGACGATTTTATCCGATTATGGTATTCCTCATCAGAAAGGTGTGGCCAATACGGGAGTAGTGGCTCTCGTCGAAGGTGAAAAGCCGGGGAAGGTAGTTGCCATACGCGCGGATATGGATGCCCTGCCTATTGAGGAAAAAAATGATGTGCCCTACAAATCGCAGAATCCCGGAATCATGCATGCGTGCGGGCACGACTCCCACACAACCGTTGCTCTGGGAGCGGCCATTATACTCAATCATTTTAAGTCCCACATCCAGGGAAGCGTTAAATTCATTTTTCAGCCGGGTGAAGAAAAAAATCCCGGTGGGGCTTCCCTGATGATCAAAGCCGGTGCGCTGGAAAATCCCAAAGTGGACATGATTTTTGGACTGCACAGCGATCCCCGTTTCCGCCCGGGGGATATTGGCTATCGCTACGGGGCCATGATGGCGGAGCCCGACGAAATCCGCATCAAAATAAAGGGGAAAAGCGGTCACGGAGCCGCTCCTCACCTTACGGTGGATCCCATTGTCATCGCGGCCGAAGTGGTTATGGCTCTGCAAAAAATTCCAAGCCGAATGGTGGATCCCAATGAAAAAATTGTGGTGACCATTGGGAAAATCGAGGGGGGCCATGCGACAAATGTAATTCCGGATGAGGTGAACATGCTGGGAACGGTTCGGACACTGAACCCCGAAATCACACAACAGATTCCTGAAATGATGGAACGGATTTTGAAGGGAATTACCAGCGCCTATGGGGCCGATTACGAATTGAAATACGATTTCGGTTACCCGGTTTTGATGAATGATGAGTTGGCCACGGATATTTTGGTCGAAGCGGGGAAAGAATTTTTGGGGCCGGAACACGTCAAAGAGGTGCCTAAACCCAGCATGGGCGGCGAAGATTTTTCATTCTATTTGCAAAAGGTTAAAGGTACATTTTATCGATTGGGTACAGGAAATCCGGAAAAGGGAATTACCGAATACTGGCACAATTCACGGTATAACATCGATGAAGACGCTTTACCCGTGGGGGCCGGATTTATGGCCTATCTCGCATTGAAAACACTTCAAAACTTGTAG
- a CDS encoding nicotinate phosphoribosyltransferase — protein MTEDKRGRQFHIATPEEIKSGQVVDVYFSRTKEILEAEKKDKHVVAEFVVKRFPEGRTWGVFAGLEEVVYLLRDLNIQAWAMPEGTVFRENEPVLVIEGNYLDFGLYETAILGLLCQASGVATKAARCKKAAGEKTVLSFGARRMHPVLAPMIERNAYIGGCDGVAVIKSAELLGIPPAGTIPHALILILGDTVEAVKAFDRVIDPKVARVALIDTFTDEKFESVRVAEAMKGNLFGIRLDTPGSRRGDFLSILKEVRWELDLRGFKDVKIFVSGGIDENKIPELNEVVDAYGIGTSISSASVLDFAMDIVEIEGVPIAKRGKASGRKDVYQCPSCHASVVVPFGQEPRSVCDCGVPYKPLLQPILDHKKLLVDLPDHKDIRAYVLKQLQFFQM, from the coding sequence ATGACAGAAGACAAAAGAGGCCGGCAGTTCCATATCGCCACGCCAGAAGAGATCAAATCGGGACAGGTTGTGGACGTTTACTTTTCGCGGACAAAGGAGATCCTTGAGGCGGAGAAGAAAGACAAACACGTGGTGGCTGAGTTTGTGGTCAAGCGCTTTCCGGAAGGTCGTACCTGGGGTGTATTTGCCGGTCTGGAGGAAGTGGTGTACCTGCTCCGGGATTTAAATATTCAGGCATGGGCCATGCCGGAGGGCACCGTTTTTCGGGAAAATGAGCCGGTTTTGGTGATTGAGGGAAATTACCTGGATTTTGGTCTGTACGAGACCGCCATTTTGGGGCTGCTGTGTCAGGCATCCGGTGTGGCCACAAAAGCGGCGCGGTGTAAAAAGGCTGCCGGCGAAAAAACCGTGCTCAGCTTTGGCGCCCGCCGCATGCATCCGGTGCTGGCGCCCATGATTGAGCGCAACGCCTACATCGGCGGATGTGACGGCGTGGCCGTCATCAAAAGCGCGGAATTGCTGGGAATCCCGCCCGCAGGGACCATTCCCCACGCGCTGATTTTAATTTTAGGGGATACCGTGGAAGCGGTCAAAGCCTTCGACCGCGTCATTGATCCCAAAGTGGCGCGTGTGGCTTTGATTGACACCTTTACCGACGAAAAATTCGAGTCCGTGCGCGTGGCCGAGGCCATGAAGGGAAACCTTTTCGGCATTCGTCTGGATACGCCGGGTTCGCGGCGGGGGGATTTTCTGAGCATTTTAAAAGAAGTGCGGTGGGAGCTGGATTTGCGCGGTTTTAAGGATGTGAAAATCTTCGTTTCCGGCGGCATCGATGAAAACAAAATTCCCGAATTAAACGAAGTGGTGGACGCCTACGGGATTGGGACCTCCATCAGCAGCGCGTCCGTGCTGGATTTTGCAATGGATATTGTGGAAATTGAGGGCGTGCCCATAGCCAAGCGGGGGAAGGCCTCGGGTCGGAAAGACGTGTACCAGTGCCCTTCCTGTCACGCTTCTGTTGTTGTGCCTTTTGGTCAGGAACCCAGGTCCGTGTGCGATTGCGGTGTGCCCTACAAACCGCTGCTCCAACCCATTTTGGACCACAAAAAATTGTTGGTCGATTTGCCGGATCACAAGGACATTCGCGCCTACGTACTGAAGCAATTACAATTCTTTCAAATGTAG
- a CDS encoding class I SAM-dependent methyltransferase, translating to MEQEFYDTEAKKFLANFDEALFRYDENEPMPASHRFFYSLFSEIRNRRILDIGCGHGFTSVRLAKQGADVYGIDISPKMIELARRNAAFNHVSDKVTFQVMSAQEMDFDSDFFDWVIGLGVLHHLNLELGGKEIFRVLKKGGKALFIEPRIPFKELIFLRSLFPVKCLESPGGSQLTDKEIRELGKRFSLTQINYFLFLRKLSRLPFLGKYAETLEKIDQKMIERMPFLYKFYWAFVVQFTK from the coding sequence TTGGAACAGGAATTTTACGACACAGAGGCAAAGAAATTCTTGGCCAATTTTGATGAGGCGCTTTTTCGATATGATGAGAATGAACCCATGCCTGCGAGCCATCGTTTTTTCTATTCCCTATTTTCTGAAATTCGGAATAGAAGAATTTTGGATATTGGCTGTGGTCATGGATTTACATCTGTTCGGCTGGCAAAACAAGGGGCAGACGTTTACGGAATTGATATTTCTCCAAAAATGATTGAATTGGCCCGACGGAATGCAGCGTTTAATCATGTCAGTGACAAGGTCACTTTTCAGGTAATGTCTGCTCAGGAAATGGATTTTGATTCGGATTTTTTTGATTGGGTGATAGGTTTGGGTGTTTTACATCATCTGAATCTGGAATTGGGAGGGAAGGAAATTTTTCGGGTTTTAAAAAAAGGAGGTAAGGCTCTGTTTATAGAACCTCGAATTCCGTTTAAGGAACTTATTTTTTTAAGGAGCCTTTTTCCAGTAAAATGCCTCGAATCACCAGGCGGTTCTCAATTAACAGACAAAGAAATCCGGGAACTCGGGAAGCGTTTTTCCTTAACCCAGATAAACTATTTCCTGTTCTTACGAAAGTTGAGTCGATTGCCATTTTTGGGAAAATATGCTGAGACACTCGAGAAAATTGATCAAAAAATGATCGAAAGAATGCCCTTTCTGTATAAATTTTACTGGGCCTTTGTGGTACAATTTACAAAATGA
- a CDS encoding GIY-YIG nuclease family protein, which translates to MYILECADGTYYTGSTKDLERRLWEHQNSIGANYTKKRLPVKLVYYEEYNRIDEAFYREKQVQGWSRKKKRALIEERQQDLPLLSKNYTQFGKTDTAEKM; encoded by the coding sequence ATGTACATTCTGGAATGTGCGGATGGCACGTATTATACTGGCAGCACCAAGGATTTGGAAAGAAGACTGTGGGAGCATCAAAATTCGATCGGTGCTAATTATACGAAGAAAAGACTGCCGGTGAAATTGGTTTACTATGAAGAATATAACAGAATTGACGAAGCATTTTATCGCGAAAAACAAGTGCAGGGCTGGAGTCGGAAAAAGAAACGGGCATTGATAGAAGAAAGGCAGCAGGATTTGCCTCTTTTATCCAAAAATTACACGCAGTTTGGAAAAACAGATACTGCAGAAAAGATGTAA
- a CDS encoding archease: MKNTIPRYQFFEHTGDMGLEVLASSLNELFEWAARGLTAVLTEPETVQPKAERNFSLRADQLDELLIRWLNRLNFEFETEGWLFAEFRVQVKEDFSLHAAARGEPFDPQRHEILREIKAATYHQLVVEKRDGVWYARIIFDL; this comes from the coding sequence ATGAAAAACACGATTCCTCGGTACCAATTTTTCGAACACACCGGCGATATGGGGCTGGAGGTTCTGGCCTCTTCGCTGAATGAACTGTTCGAATGGGCCGCCCGCGGCCTGACGGCTGTCCTGACGGAGCCCGAAACCGTTCAGCCGAAAGCGGAGCGGAACTTTTCACTCCGGGCTGATCAGTTAGACGAATTGCTCATTCGGTGGCTGAACCGGTTGAATTTCGAGTTTGAAACGGAGGGCTGGCTGTTTGCCGAGTTTCGGGTGCAGGTGAAGGAGGATTTTTCCCTGCACGCCGCAGCGCGCGGGGAACCTTTCGACCCCCAGCGGCATGAAATTCTTCGGGAGATTAAAGCGGCGACCTACCACCAATTGGTGGTAGAAAAGCGTGATGGGGTTTGGTACGCGCGTATCATTTTCGATCTTTAG
- a CDS encoding RtcB family protein encodes MEFKKIRDYVWEIPREGKMRVPGRIYASEKMLREIQSDESPKQVMNVAHLPGIVKYSLAMPDIHWGYGFPIGGVAAFDVKNGIISPGGVGYDINCGVRLLRSNLTREDVQPKIRDLVAAIFARVPSGVGSKGPLKLSDSDGRNVLVKGARWAVEKGFGSEDDLEFIEEHGQMPHADPAAVSAEAYTRGRPQLGTIGSGNHFVEVDVVDEIYDETAARAFGLFPGQIAVIVHTGSRGFGHQVCDDSIRKMLRASEKYGIDLPDKQLCCAPFQSPEGQEYFGAMNAAINYAFANRQVISQWIREAFEMGLGLSPRDIGLQTVYEVAHNIAKLETHIVDGQERELVVHRKGATRAFGPGHPAVPEAYRDVGQPVLIPGDMGRYSFVLVGTRQAMEETFGSSCHGAGRRMSRHQAKKTAKGRAIHRELEDRGIYSMAASRATMVEEIPEAYKDVADVVDAVEGAGIARKVAKLVPIGVVKG; translated from the coding sequence ATGGAATTCAAGAAAATCCGCGATTACGTCTGGGAGATCCCCCGCGAGGGGAAAATGCGGGTTCCCGGGCGGATTTACGCCTCTGAGAAAATGCTGCGCGAGATTCAATCGGACGAGAGTCCGAAACAGGTCATGAATGTGGCGCATCTTCCGGGAATCGTAAAATACTCGCTGGCCATGCCGGACATCCACTGGGGCTACGGATTTCCCATCGGTGGGGTGGCCGCTTTTGACGTGAAGAACGGTATCATTTCGCCCGGCGGCGTGGGGTACGACATCAACTGCGGCGTGCGTCTGCTGCGTTCCAATCTCACCCGCGAAGATGTGCAGCCCAAAATTCGTGATCTGGTGGCTGCCATTTTTGCCCGTGTGCCCTCCGGGGTGGGGTCTAAAGGGCCGCTTAAACTGAGCGATTCAGATGGGCGTAACGTACTGGTGAAGGGTGCGCGTTGGGCGGTTGAAAAAGGTTTTGGTTCGGAAGACGATCTGGAGTTCATTGAAGAGCACGGACAAATGCCTCACGCCGACCCAGCAGCCGTGAGTGCTGAAGCCTACACGCGCGGCCGCCCTCAACTGGGCACCATCGGTTCCGGTAATCACTTTGTGGAAGTGGATGTGGTGGACGAGATCTACGACGAAACCGCTGCCCGGGCGTTTGGTCTGTTTCCGGGGCAAATTGCCGTTATTGTCCACACCGGTTCCCGGGGATTTGGCCACCAGGTGTGCGACGATTCCATTCGGAAAATGCTTCGGGCGTCGGAGAAATACGGCATCGATTTGCCGGATAAACAGTTGTGCTGTGCGCCGTTTCAATCCCCGGAAGGTCAGGAGTATTTTGGAGCGATGAATGCAGCGATCAATTACGCCTTTGCGAACCGGCAGGTCATTTCCCAGTGGATTCGTGAAGCTTTCGAAATGGGGCTCGGCCTTTCGCCCCGCGACATTGGCCTCCAAACGGTGTACGAAGTGGCCCACAACATTGCCAAGCTGGAAACCCACATTGTGGACGGCCAAGAACGTGAATTGGTTGTTCACCGGAAGGGAGCCACGCGTGCCTTTGGTCCGGGGCATCCGGCCGTGCCGGAGGCGTATCGGGATGTGGGACAGCCGGTTCTCATCCCCGGAGACATGGGGCGGTACTCCTTTGTTCTGGTGGGTACCCGGCAAGCTATGGAGGAAACGTTCGGCTCTTCCTGCCACGGAGCCGGTCGACGAATGAGCCGCCACCAGGCGAAAAAAACAGCAAAGGGGCGTGCCATTCACCGGGAGCTGGAGGACCGCGGCATCTATTCCATGGCGGCCAGCCGGGCAACGATGGTAGAAGAAATCCCGGAAGCCTACAAGGACGTAGCCGATGTGGTGGATGCGGTGGAAGGCGCGGGCATTGCCCGGAAAGTGGCCAAGTTGGTACCGATTGGCGTGGTTAAAGGATAA
- a CDS encoding single-stranded DNA-binding protein: protein MANGVNKVILIGNLGKDPELRYTPNGTAVASFSIATNERWKDKEGNFQDHTEWHRIVAWRKLAETVGEYLKKGSQVYIEGRLRTRTWEDQNGNKRTTTEIVADSLQMLGRREGVSSSDVAASPTASDDEMAASDDLPF, encoded by the coding sequence ATGGCGAACGGAGTAAACAAAGTAATCCTAATTGGCAACCTTGGAAAAGACCCGGAATTGCGGTACACTCCCAATGGAACCGCGGTGGCGAGTTTTAGCATCGCGACCAATGAGCGCTGGAAAGACAAAGAGGGAAATTTTCAGGATCACACAGAATGGCACCGCATTGTAGCCTGGCGGAAACTGGCAGAAACGGTTGGCGAGTACCTGAAAAAAGGCAGCCAGGTGTACATTGAGGGTCGACTCCGAACCCGGACCTGGGAAGATCAGAATGGAAACAAACGAACCACGACGGAAATTGTAGCTGATTCTTTGCAAATGCTGGGCAGGCGTGAAGGCGTTTCTTCTTCTGATGTGGCGGCGTCCCCCACGGCATCGGATGACGAAATGGCCGCATCGGATGATTTACCATTTTGA